Proteins encoded by one window of Hippoglossus hippoglossus isolate fHipHip1 chromosome 15, fHipHip1.pri, whole genome shotgun sequence:
- the degs1 gene encoding sphingolipid delta(4)-desaturase DES1, whose protein sequence is MGNRVAREDYEWVYTDQPHADRRKAILAKYPEIKSLMGPDPRLKWIVCMMVVIQFLAFYLVKDLDWKWVLFWTYAFGSCINHSMTLAIHEISHNAAFGNNKAMWNRYFAMFANLPIGLPYSASFKRYHLDHHRYLGGDGVDVDIPTEFEGWFFCTRFRKFIWIILQPLFYAVRPLCINPKPITQLEVINLAIQLTFNILLYWVWGAKSVVYMLAGSLLGMGLHPISGHFIAEHYMFLKGHETYSYYGSLNLLTFNVGYHNEHHDFPSIPGRRLPMVKKIAAEYYDELPQYTSWMKVLYDFIMDDALSPYSRVKRKLKGDVKQE, encoded by the exons ATGGGCAACCGGGTCGCCCGTGAGGACTACGAATGGGTGTATACGGACCAGCCCCATGCAGACAGGAGAAAAGCGATCCTGG CTAAATACCCTGAAATCAAGTCGTTGATGGGTCCTGACCCGAGGTTGAAATGGATTGTGTGCATGATGGTGGTGATACAGTTTTTAGCTTTCTACCTGGTCAAAGACTTGGACTGGAAATGGGTTTTGTTTTGGACCTATGCCTTTGGCAGCTGTATCAATCATTCAATGACCCTTGCTATTCATGAGATCTCCCACAACGCAGCCTTTGGAAACAACAAGGCCATGTGGAATCGCTACTTTGCCATGTTTGCCAACCTGCCTATCGGCCTGCCGTACTCTGCCTCCTTCAAACGCTATCATCTGGACCATCATCGCTACCTTGGTGGAGACGGTGTCGATGTAGACATCCCTACTGAGTTTGAAGGCTGGTTCTTCTGCACACGCTTCCGCAAGTTCATCTGGATTATTCTGCAGCCACTTTTCTATGCCGTCCGGCCCCTCTGCATCAACCCCAAACCCATCACTCAGCTGGAGGTGATCAACCTGGCAATCCAGCTCACCTTTAACATCCTGCTCTACTGGGTGTGGGGGGCCAAGTCTGTGGTCTACATGCTGGCTGGTTCCTTGTTGGGGATGGGCTTGCACCCCATCTCTGGTCACTTCATTGCTGAGCACTACATGTTCCTCAAGGGCCATGAGACCTACTCCTACTATGGCTCCCTCAACCTGCTAACCTTCAATGTGGGCTACCACAATGAGCACCATGACTTTCCCAGCATCCCAGGACGCAGGCTGCCTATG GTGAAGAAAATAGCAGCTGAGTATTATGACGAGCTGCCTCAGTACACGTCATGGATGAAGGTCCTGTACGACTTCATCATGGACGACGCACTGAGCCCGTACTCTCGAGTCAAGAGGAAGCTGAAGGGTGACGTCAAACAGGAGTAA